Proteins found in one Quercus robur chromosome 2, dhQueRobu3.1, whole genome shotgun sequence genomic segment:
- the LOC126712228 gene encoding uncharacterized protein LOC126712228 yields the protein MAKRSDFAQKLLDDLRLRKERVAASKSSNRSNSMALDAYAYSKQTHKGSRNIKSHEPIGSRTTNVQNRSSKSSRPSIIEEASRQVVPYAGGRNSQQIGNLSMALAFAIENGGKLIRTDSSGNNSMLGFLHQIGRKSMDFGKMERSRTDRQMSSSNPFPALSHLHINEISKGAQKLNQILRACSNGLNFDGYSIEIGKELLKGAMDLEESLRMLVNLQEASDYMVSPQRKNRIVLLEDDEDNEENTVPMPEQKQLALPRFSFDKPSRRSHNIQQVERNDLKQRLTALTYRAEATKYNHENQALISSKSVSHKQSSSYGPNIKTPAAFSEQKNHSSSSQSKPEKGRISNVIAKLMGLDDVPQKVDTKSTRQKDSTPKQKIEGMPSQHMAQGSTKNAVLKTKETMNYERPKRQKVIEAKSNHVIQDAAFALQAGKSLHTRSASFEAVINNGKPPRKDLEEIHLGTSSEKATTKIEKQQSNIAQLYQNTGSQKYIQDKERKHDDTKHREQSSTGMGNTMELISREKPHQMDAQANKRSEATVILQGKTGYKDSTLQTEKRYANMLLPNNQEKTQNLRLQQPYILQKPEQQEQKNQGKEWEQQSGKQKFQMSKQRGSEMTIKSSSKPLHETINMQKKHPRMNQAALSKKSSSEATDATQSEGFPNGRNHEDLFMGKSSTDLTFHMKALVNRSSDQNCSPQAPESEPGREKARIPSVMEEKAVHLPAMHKTKNTRARKSETPRKIDEVVTRRNGTLQNFARPLKHQSSNLQDVKPKRNDKFSGYKGAEQVRGNRSKEAVSHIVKSNKSVSSIHPLNVAQLTKEEEQASPLYSPPGDRFQSLKEPIVPPPDGSQNMVSTISNDQQHQAPIFDGDEELKASKFTSNVLTGTTEDSTDISYPSQLEHQKIPKLGMQEPLTESENCLKQILITSELFLNTAEALFKLNIPFNILHASSYNCQDEESKLILDCGYEVMKRKGRRQEFIVHPCMKISIHSTKVTSLDKLVKQLNKDFETLKLYGRNGNPKCDVEDYLPKMLEIDVYHIAPDVNCMWDLGWNDMMFALLEKDDVIRDVERHVLNGLVDEITRDLLQV from the exons ATGGCGAAGAGATCGGATTTTGCGCAGAAGCTGTTGGATGATCTCCGGTTACGTAAGGAACGAGTAGCAGCGTCTAAAAGCTCAAACCGTTCAAACTCAATGGCTTTAG ATGCTTATGCTTACTCAAAGCAAACTCATAAGGGATCCAGGAACATAAAATCCCATGAACCT ATTGGTTCCAGAACTACAAATGTACAGAATAGGTCTAGTAAAAGCAGTAGACCATCCATCATTGAAGAAGCTTCAAGACAGGTTGTTCCTTATGCAGGTGGTCGGAACTCACAACAAATAGGAAATCTATCCATGGCTCTGGCTTTTGCCATTGAAAATGGAGGAAAGCTAATAAGAACAGATTCCTCTGGCAATAATTCAATGTTGGGTTTCCTGCACCAAATTGGCAGGAAATCCATGGACTTTGGCAAGATGGAGAGAAGCAGAACAGATAGGCAGATGTCTTCAAGTAATCCCTTCCCCGCTCTCTCTCACCTCCATATTAATGAAATATCAAAAGGGGCACAGAAGCTAAACCAGATTCTGAGAGCATGCTCAAATGGCCTTAACTTTGATGGATATTCAATAGAAATTGGGAAGGAACTGTTAAAAGGGGCCATGGATTTGGAAGAGTCTCTGCGGATGCTTGTAAACTTGCAAGAGGCATCAGACTACATGGTCAGCCCACAGAGGAAAAATCGGATTGTATTACTAGAGGATGATGAAGACAACGAAGAAAATACAGTCCCAATGCCCGAGCAGAAGCAACTTGCCCTACCAAGGTTTTCCTTTGACAAGCCCTCAAGACGTTCTCATAATATCCAACAAGTTGAAAGGAATGATCTCAAGCAAAGGCTGACAGCTCTGACTTACCGTGCAGAAGCTACTAAATACAACCATGAAAACCAAGCACTAATTAGTTCAAAATCAGTTTCCCACAAGCAATCATCTAGCTATGGCCCCAATATCAAGACTCCTGCTGCATTCTCAGAACAGAAGAATCACTCTAGTTCATCTCAATCCAAACCAGAAAAGGGGAGGATTTCAAATGTTATTGCAAAACTAATGGGACTGGATGACGTTCCACAAAAAGTAGATACAAAGTCCACCAGACAGAAAGATTCGactcccaaacaaaaaatagaagggATGCCCTCACAGCATATGGCACAGGGAAGCACCAAGAATGCTGTACTGAAGACTAAAGAAACCATGAATTATGAACGCCCCAAAAGGCAAAAAGTGATAGAAGCTAAAAGCAATCATGTCATTCAGGATGCTGCATTTGCGCTGCAAGCAGGGAAAAGCCTGCATACACGTAGTGCCAGTTTTGAGGCAGTTATTAATAATGGAAAACCACCTCGAAAGGATTTGGAAGAAATTCATTTAGGGACAAGCTCAGAGAAGGCCACCACCAAAATTGAAAAGCAGCAAAGCAATATAGCCCAGTTATATCAGAATACTGGTAGTCAAAAGTATATTCAggacaaagaaagaaaacatgaTGATACAAAGCACAGGGAACAGAGCAGCACAGGAATGGGCAACACCATGGAATTAATTTCAAGGGAAAAACCACACCAGATGGATGCACAGGCAAATAAAAGATCAGAAGCTACAGTGATTCTGCAAGGAAAAACAGGGTACAAAGACAGCACTCTTCAAACAGAAAAGAGATATGCAAACATGCTTCTGCCAAACAATCAAGAAAAGACTCAGAACCTTCGATTACAACAACCATATATTCTCCAGAAACCTGAGCAACAGGAACAGAAGAATCAGGGAAAAGAGTGGGAGCAGCAGAGTGGAAAACAGAAGTTCCAGATGAGTAAACAAAGAGGAAGTGAAATGACAATTAAGAGTTCATCAAAACCCCTGCATGAAACAATAAATATGCAAAAGAAGCATCCGCGTATGAACCAAGCTGCACTAAGTAAGAAAAGTTCTTCAGAAGCTACTGATGCAACACAATCAGAAGGATTTCCAAATGGAAGAAACCATGAAGATTTATTCATGGGCAAAAGTTCTACTGATTTAACCTTCCACATGAAAGCTTTAGTGAATAGGAGCTCAGATCAAAATTGTTCTCCGCAAGCCCCAGAATCTGAACCAGGAAGAGAAAAAGCTCGTATTCCATCCGTTATGGAGGAGAAAGCTGTTCATCTACCAGCCATGCATAAGACAAAAAATACAAGAGCACGTAAAAGTGAGACCCCTCGAAAGATTGATGAAGTAGTAACCAGAAGAAATGGAACACTGCAGAACTTTGCAAGGCCATTAAAACATCAGAGCTCCAATTTGCAGGATGTGAAACCAAAAAGGAATGACAAATTCAGTGGTTACAAAGGAGCAGAACAAGTAAGAGGCAACAGGTCTAAAGAAGCAGTATCACACATCGTCAAATCCAACAAATCAGTGTCAAGCATCCATCCATTGAATGTAGCACAActaacaaaagaagaagaacaggCTTCTCCTTTGTACAGTCCTCCAGGTGACAGATTCCAAAGCCTAAAAGAACCAATTGTGCCTCCCCCTGATGGT AGTCAAAACATGGTCTCAACAATTAGTAATGATCAGCAACATCAAGCACCTATTTTTGATGGAGATGAAGAACTCAAGGCTAGCAAATTTACATCAAATGTACTTACTG GAACCACTGAAGACAGCACAGACATCTCTTACCCCTCACAACTGGAACAccagaaaattcccaaattagGAATGCAAGAGCCATTAACTGAAAGTGAAAACTGCCTAAAGCAGATACTGATAACAAGTGAACTATTCCTCAACACTGCAGAGGCCCTTTTCAAACTAAATATTCCTTTCAACATTCTTCACGCCAGCAGTTACAATTGTCAAGATGAAGAAAGCAAGCTCATATTAGACTGCGGTTACGAAGTGATGAAACGGAAAGGTAGAAGGCAAGAGTTCATCGTTCATCCTTGCATGAAGATATCAATCCATTCCACAAAGGTGACATCATTGGACAAATTGGTTAAGCAGTTGAATAAAGACTTTGAGACATTGAAATTGTACGGAAGGAATGGGAATCCTAAATGTGATGTTGAAGACTACCTGCCTAAAATGCTAGAGATTGATGTCTACCATATTGCTCCTGACGTGAATTGTATGTGGGACTTGGGTTGGAACGACATGATGTTTGCATTGCTTGAAAAAGACGATGTCATAAGGGATGTGGAAAGGCACGTGCTTAATGGACTCGTTGACGAGATCACCAGGGATCTTTTACAAGTTtga